A stretch of Synechococcus sp. WH 8020 DNA encodes these proteins:
- a CDS encoding mannose-1-phosphate guanylyltransferase/mannose-6-phosphate isomerase produces the protein MITPLIPVILCGGTGTRLWPLSRASYPKQYWPLGGSGDDTLLQQTQKRLTGIEALGKPLLICNEDHRFIVAEQMRQIDVEPGAILLEPMGRNTAPAVAVAALQATAQGDDPLLLVLAADHVIRDGAQFQSAIAAGRKEAEAGRLVTFGIVPTAPETGYGYIEAAEPLQPGALSAVPIARFVEKPDQATAEQFLASGRFTWNSGMFLFKASTMLAELERLAPEVVSWCRAALEQDMADLDFLRLDRNAFGKCPNVAIDVAVMEQTDLGSVLPLDAGWSDVGSWSALWDTADRDENGNVLRGRVISEGSKNCYLRSEHRLVVGLGVENLVVVETDDAVLIADRSQAQNVKTVVQQLEAEGSPEGKAHRKIYRPWGAYTGVVEGTRWQVKRISVKPGASLSLQMHHHRAEHWVVVHGTALVERDGEEQLIGENQSTYIPVGCKHRLSNPGRIPVVMIEVQSGEYLGEDDIVRFEDRYGRGDRKESSC, from the coding sequence GTGATCACCCCGCTAATTCCTGTGATCCTTTGCGGTGGTACTGGCACACGCCTCTGGCCTCTTTCGCGGGCGAGCTATCCCAAGCAGTACTGGCCCCTCGGAGGCAGTGGTGACGACACCCTGCTGCAACAAACCCAGAAGCGATTAACCGGCATTGAAGCGCTTGGGAAGCCGCTGCTGATCTGCAACGAGGATCACCGCTTCATCGTGGCTGAGCAGATGCGCCAGATCGATGTGGAACCTGGCGCAATCCTTTTAGAACCAATGGGTCGCAATACAGCACCAGCCGTTGCGGTCGCGGCGCTTCAAGCAACAGCCCAAGGAGACGACCCCCTCTTGCTCGTGCTTGCAGCAGACCACGTGATTCGTGATGGAGCGCAGTTTCAATCCGCCATTGCCGCCGGCCGCAAAGAAGCGGAGGCCGGCCGTTTAGTGACCTTTGGGATTGTGCCGACCGCACCCGAAACCGGCTATGGCTACATCGAAGCTGCTGAACCTCTTCAACCTGGTGCACTGTCGGCAGTGCCGATCGCGCGCTTCGTAGAAAAACCCGATCAAGCAACGGCGGAACAATTTCTCGCCAGTGGACGCTTCACCTGGAACAGCGGCATGTTCCTGTTTAAGGCCAGCACCATGCTCGCTGAACTGGAGCGGCTTGCCCCTGAAGTGGTGAGCTGGTGCCGCGCCGCCTTGGAACAAGACATGGCCGATTTGGACTTCCTACGCCTAGATCGAAACGCCTTTGGCAAATGCCCCAACGTGGCAATTGATGTGGCCGTGATGGAGCAAACCGATCTCGGCAGCGTGCTTCCACTCGATGCTGGCTGGAGTGATGTGGGCAGCTGGAGCGCCCTCTGGGACACAGCTGATCGTGATGAGAACGGCAATGTGTTGCGCGGAAGGGTGATCAGCGAAGGCAGCAAAAACTGTTATCTACGTAGTGAGCACAGGTTGGTGGTAGGCCTTGGCGTAGAAAACCTTGTGGTCGTCGAAACTGACGACGCCGTGCTAATCGCTGATCGGAGCCAAGCTCAAAACGTCAAAACAGTAGTGCAACAGCTGGAAGCAGAGGGCAGCCCCGAGGGCAAGGCCCATCGCAAGATTTATCGCCCCTGGGGTGCATACACCGGCGTCGTGGAAGGAACCCGTTGGCAGGTCAAACGCATCTCAGTCAAACCTGGCGCCAGCCTGTCGCTTCAAATGCACCATCACAGAGCCGAACATTGGGTGGTGGTACACGGAACTGCCCTTGTGGAGCGTGATGGCGAAGAGCAACTCATCGGCGAAAACCAGAGCACTTACATCCCCGTCGGCTGCAAGCACCGGCTCAGCAATCCCGGCCGAATCCCAGTGGTCATGATCGAGGTTCAAAGCGGTGAGTACCTCGGAGAAGACGACATCGTGCGCTTTGAAGATCGTTACGGCAGAGGTGATCGGAAGGAAAGCAGCTGCTAA
- a CDS encoding acyltransferase has protein sequence MLIHPSVAIHPTAEVDAGATIGSESRVWHWVHICSGAIIGSRCSFGQNVFVGNKVSIGNNVKVQNNVSIYDNITLEDDVFCGPSMVFTNVYNPRSAVSRKDEYRDTYVEKAVTLGANCTVVCGVRIGHHAFVGAGAVVNRDVKPYALMVGVPAQQVGWMSAYGERIPLPLQGEGSWSCPHTGENYRLISNHLEVIT, from the coding sequence ATGCTGATTCATCCTTCGGTTGCGATTCACCCAACTGCTGAGGTTGATGCAGGTGCAACTATTGGCTCAGAGAGTAGAGTTTGGCATTGGGTTCACATATGCTCAGGTGCCATCATTGGAAGCAGATGCTCTTTCGGGCAAAATGTATTCGTTGGCAACAAGGTAAGCATTGGCAATAACGTCAAAGTGCAAAATAATGTCTCTATTTACGACAACATTACGCTCGAAGATGATGTCTTCTGTGGGCCTAGTATGGTATTCACGAATGTCTATAATCCGCGTTCTGCGGTTAGTCGTAAAGATGAGTATAGGGATACATATGTTGAAAAAGCAGTAACGCTTGGTGCTAATTGCACAGTTGTATGCGGTGTTCGAATAGGCCATCATGCCTTCGTTGGAGCAGGGGCTGTTGTTAATCGAGATGTCAAGCCGTATGCGCTTATGGTTGGGGTGCCAGCACAGCAAGTTGGTTGGATGAGCGCTTATGGAGAACGAATCCCTCTCCCTTTGCAAGGTGAGGGCAGCTGGTCTTGTCCCCATACTGGCGAGAATTACAGACTCATCTCCAATCACTTAGAGGTGATTACATGA
- a CDS encoding DegT/DnrJ/EryC1/StrS family aminotransferase, which yields MQFIDLKAQQQQRLSDGRTLRQAIDTRLQALLEHGQYILGPEVAELEFLLANYVGVDHCIAVASGTDALLIALMALGVQPGDEVITTPFSFIATSETIALLGAVPVYADIDPLSYNIDPACIEAAITSRTKAIIPVSLYGQPADFSAINSIASRYEIPVIEDGAQSFGSKQNGKRSCGLSTVGTTSFFPSKPFGAYGDAGACFTSDGDLAERMRRISRHGQSRRYFHTDLGINGRIDTIQAAILLAKFELFESEVASRERIGARYSQQLGQAGILTTPQLALGNTSVYAQYTIQVDHRLEVQTTLKEKNIPTAVHYPTLLCQQPAIKSCSSRCSEQCSSPNAQKASERVLSLPMHPYLSETDQDCVVAALKSTIL from the coding sequence TTGCAATTTATTGATCTCAAGGCTCAGCAGCAGCAACGACTTTCTGACGGGCGCACTCTCAGGCAAGCGATCGACACACGTTTGCAGGCATTGCTGGAACATGGTCAATACATTCTTGGCCCGGAAGTAGCTGAGCTTGAATTTCTACTTGCAAATTACGTTGGAGTTGATCATTGCATTGCCGTAGCTAGCGGAACGGATGCTCTGCTGATCGCATTAATGGCCCTTGGGGTACAACCAGGCGATGAGGTGATCACAACACCATTTTCATTTATTGCTACATCGGAAACGATTGCACTTCTTGGTGCCGTGCCTGTTTATGCGGACATCGATCCGCTGAGTTACAACATCGATCCGGCTTGCATTGAAGCGGCGATCACTTCTCGTACCAAGGCGATTATTCCTGTGAGCCTTTACGGGCAACCGGCAGATTTTTCAGCCATTAATTCAATTGCTTCACGCTATGAGATTCCAGTCATTGAAGATGGTGCTCAAAGTTTCGGTTCTAAGCAAAATGGCAAGCGCAGTTGTGGCTTGAGTACGGTTGGCACGACAAGTTTTTTCCCTTCTAAGCCTTTTGGTGCTTATGGCGATGCAGGTGCTTGTTTTACGAGTGATGGTGATCTGGCAGAGCGGATGCGTCGGATCTCACGCCATGGTCAAAGCCGTCGCTATTTCCATACAGATTTAGGTATTAATGGTCGTATCGATACTATTCAAGCAGCTATATTATTAGCAAAATTTGAGTTGTTTGAGTCTGAGGTTGCCTCGAGGGAAAGGATAGGAGCTCGCTATAGCCAACAACTCGGCCAAGCAGGGATTTTGACTACGCCTCAATTGGCTTTGGGCAATACTAGTGTCTATGCGCAGTACACAATTCAAGTCGATCATCGTCTTGAGGTACAGACAACACTGAAAGAAAAAAATATTCCTACGGCTGTCCATTACCCAACCCTGTTGTGCCAGCAACCAGCAATTAAATCCTGCAGTAGTCGTTGCTCTGAGCAATGTTCTTCCCCGAATGCGCAAAAAGCAAGTGAACGTGTATTGAGTTTGCCAATGCATCCATATCTCAGCGAAACAGATCAAGACTGTGTCGTTGCTGCATTGAAGAGCACAATACTATGA
- a CDS encoding nucleotide sugar dehydrogenase: MTITPSADQITLLQRLRSREALIGVVGLGYVGLPLCLTYAEKGYPVLGLDIDNGKVDSIRSGASYIEHIDAERIQSARSKGLLDATTDFKKASDVDALILCVPTPLNKYREPDLSYIRSTMESLLPYLRAGQVLSLESTTYPGTTEEELRPLVESRNLEIGENFFLVYSPEREDPGNAHFNTSTIPKVMGGSTANCTEIGVALYEQAISEVVPVSSTQAAEMTKLLENIHRAVNIGLMNELKPLADRMGIDLYEVIRAAATKPFGFVPYYPGPGLGGHCIPIDPFYLTWKAREYGMHTRFIELAGEINTAMPAYVVQKTADALNHQGKPLKNSSILVLGIAYKKNVDDMRESPSVELMELLRLKGVDISYSDPFFPSFPLMRKHSFSLRGVQLTRETLESFDCVIIATDHDQFDYLLIEKSAQLIIDTRGRFLPGSNVVRA, encoded by the coding sequence ATGACAATCACTCCTTCTGCTGACCAAATCACCCTTCTTCAACGGTTGCGTAGCCGTGAAGCGCTGATTGGCGTTGTTGGATTGGGTTATGTGGGCTTACCATTGTGCCTTACTTATGCAGAAAAGGGATATCCAGTTCTTGGACTCGATATTGATAATGGCAAGGTTGATTCTATTCGCAGCGGAGCAAGCTACATTGAACATATTGATGCTGAAAGGATTCAGAGCGCCCGTTCCAAGGGGTTGCTAGATGCAACGACAGATTTTAAAAAAGCAAGTGATGTTGATGCTTTGATTCTCTGTGTCCCTACACCTTTGAATAAATATCGCGAACCAGATCTAAGTTATATACGCTCTACTATGGAATCCTTGCTTCCATATCTAAGAGCAGGCCAAGTGTTGAGTCTGGAGAGCACGACCTACCCTGGCACGACAGAAGAAGAGCTGCGTCCGCTGGTGGAAAGCAGGAATCTTGAAATCGGAGAAAATTTCTTTCTGGTATATTCGCCTGAGAGGGAAGACCCAGGCAATGCACATTTTAATACATCTACGATTCCTAAGGTGATGGGTGGTAGTACAGCTAATTGTACTGAGATTGGTGTGGCCTTATATGAACAGGCGATTAGTGAAGTTGTACCTGTTAGCAGTACTCAAGCCGCTGAGATGACAAAGCTTCTTGAAAATATTCATCGGGCTGTGAACATTGGCTTAATGAATGAACTTAAGCCTTTAGCTGATCGTATGGGGATCGATCTTTACGAGGTGATTCGAGCAGCAGCAACTAAACCATTTGGATTCGTGCCTTATTACCCTGGACCTGGATTAGGCGGGCATTGCATTCCCATTGATCCCTTTTATTTAACTTGGAAGGCTAGAGAATATGGAATGCATACACGCTTTATTGAACTTGCCGGAGAAATTAACACAGCTATGCCTGCTTACGTTGTTCAAAAAACCGCAGATGCTCTCAATCACCAAGGCAAGCCTCTCAAAAATAGCAGCATACTTGTGCTGGGAATTGCCTATAAGAAAAATGTAGATGATATGCGAGAGTCACCATCAGTTGAGTTGATGGAGTTGTTAAGACTCAAGGGTGTTGATATTTCATATTCTGATCCTTTTTTCCCATCTTTCCCTTTAATGAGAAAACACTCTTTCTCGTTGCGAGGCGTACAATTAACTCGTGAAACCCTAGAGTCTTTTGATTGTGTAATTATAGCTACAGATCATGATCAGTTTGATTATCTTTTGATAGAGAAATCTGCCCAACTTATCATAGATACACGCGGAAGATTCTTGCCAGGATCCAATGTTGTTCGTGCCTAG
- a CDS encoding Gfo/Idh/MocA family protein, protein MIYNQTSAINHRVRIAIIGCGRISRNHIQSIFIHHERADLVAICDLIPERIQQALDSIEEFSKEYSREYVAPEKFSSLSDLLNAIKTSKLNIDLVVLTTPSGLHASQTISVAKHGVHVCTEKPMATRWADGQEMVKACDDAGVKLFVVKQNRFNSTLQLVKRQIQAGRFGRLAMVSVNVFWQRPQSYYDQDSWRGSWEFDGGALMNQASHYIDLLEWLVGPVESVSASIATLGRSIDVEDTAALQIKWRNGALGTMGVTMLTFPKNLEGSITLLGDKGSVKIGGQAVNKIEHWDFADSSDDDELVEDASYQTTSVYGFGHPLYYSNMLDDLQGKDKALCDGREGLKSLELLIAAYRSARDKEYVNLPLEL, encoded by the coding sequence ATGATCTACAACCAGACCTCAGCAATTAATCATCGCGTTCGCATTGCCATTATTGGGTGTGGCCGCATCAGCCGAAATCATATACAGTCTATATTTATACATCATGAAAGAGCAGATCTGGTCGCTATTTGTGATCTCATTCCAGAGCGTATTCAGCAGGCTTTGGATTCAATAGAGGAATTTTCAAAGGAATATTCAAGAGAATATGTTGCCCCCGAAAAATTTTCATCTTTGTCAGACCTTTTGAATGCCATCAAAACATCCAAGTTAAATATAGACCTTGTAGTCTTGACAACTCCAAGTGGTTTGCATGCATCACAAACTATTAGTGTTGCAAAACATGGAGTTCATGTCTGTACAGAAAAGCCCATGGCAACTCGTTGGGCTGACGGTCAGGAAATGGTAAAAGCCTGTGATGATGCAGGTGTGAAGTTATTTGTAGTCAAGCAAAATAGATTTAATAGTACACTTCAATTAGTTAAAAGGCAAATTCAAGCGGGACGCTTTGGCCGTCTTGCAATGGTATCAGTAAATGTTTTTTGGCAGAGGCCGCAAAGTTATTATGATCAGGATAGTTGGCGTGGCTCGTGGGAATTTGATGGCGGTGCTCTCATGAACCAAGCCAGTCACTACATTGATTTACTTGAATGGCTTGTCGGGCCTGTTGAGTCAGTTAGTGCGTCTATCGCTACTCTTGGCCGATCTATTGATGTTGAAGATACAGCAGCATTACAAATAAAGTGGCGTAACGGTGCATTAGGTACTATGGGCGTGACAATGCTTACCTTTCCAAAAAATCTAGAAGGTTCGATTACTCTTTTGGGAGACAAAGGAAGCGTAAAAATTGGTGGTCAGGCTGTCAATAAAATCGAACATTGGGATTTTGCTGATTCATCTGATGATGATGAATTAGTTGAGGATGCAAGTTATCAAACAACAAGTGTTTATGGATTCGGGCATCCTCTTTACTATTCAAATATGTTAGATGATCTTCAAGGTAAAGATAAAGCATTGTGTGATGGTAGAGAAGGTCTGAAAAGCCTAGAACTCTTGATAGCTGCTTATCGTTCAGCAAGAGATAAGGAATATGTTAATTTACCATTAGAGCTTTAG
- a CDS encoding class I SAM-dependent methyltransferase, with product MMQLSAEALSIIPSANQPNVAKPNRSTIDFERIFADFFSSFISRNLFNNIPPFSDSLLLDIGPGQHVFGCAMNALGATVEAIDNDPAVCELGTYLNMHTYAANLKTFDLSIFLDKYDGVFCKFSINAFWQHEPESVYKRTNEFINILKPNGWGWIAPWNGIPKVLQEKPALVAKLELAQRTAFLDAGWNIIELSPSLAKHYGMGGNVTSNPIFIRNLDAKV from the coding sequence ATGATGCAATTAAGTGCCGAGGCTTTAAGCATTATCCCGTCTGCAAATCAGCCTAATGTTGCAAAGCCTAATCGATCAACCATAGACTTTGAACGAATCTTTGCTGATTTTTTTTCTAGCTTTATTTCAAGAAATCTTTTTAACAATATTCCGCCCTTTTCAGATTCTTTACTTCTTGATATTGGCCCTGGCCAGCATGTCTTTGGATGTGCGATGAACGCATTAGGAGCAACAGTAGAAGCAATTGACAATGATCCAGCTGTTTGCGAGTTAGGCACATATTTAAACATGCATACATATGCTGCCAATTTAAAAACCTTTGACCTTTCTATTTTCCTTGATAAGTATGATGGTGTTTTTTGCAAGTTTTCCATAAATGCTTTCTGGCAACATGAGCCAGAAAGTGTTTATAAGCGTACAAATGAATTTATTAATATTTTAAAGCCCAATGGATGGGGGTGGATTGCTCCCTGGAATGGAATTCCAAAGGTGTTGCAAGAAAAGCCTGCTCTCGTTGCAAAGCTTGAATTAGCTCAACGAACAGCTTTTTTAGATGCAGGTTGGAATATTATAGAATTGTCCCCTTCACTCGCTAAGCATTATGGTATGGGAGGCAATGTGACAAGTAACCCTATATTTATTAGAAATCTTGATGCAAAAGTCTAA
- a CDS encoding sulfotransferase family protein, whose amino-acid sequence MKRVFVRGISRSGGTLMVTILDAHPDLAMTYETYEHLLSPISPSKDHLEAAINCIDNRVSKKGIYPKLKDKFLPKAFSTSSSLDSKKFLLFADRAERAGVNSSCLHEALLKHKKANLTFDSFKHRMQFVEQVALIKAVHEEKSGWGAKLLGKYQETIDLWPDAKILFMLRDGRDIAASRTSKGSFDQTIGEIASGYVSQINKFEKFTSKYPTSGYLVNYESLVRNPEVELRSIVSFLGLQWSDHLLKHDEMNLSIFSNPKGHLSRDQVNKPINNASIGRWKTNLSHSEVLEFESIAGETLMRHGYSLSS is encoded by the coding sequence ATGAAACGAGTTTTTGTTCGTGGTATCAGTCGTTCTGGTGGCACCTTAATGGTCACAATTTTAGATGCACACCCAGATCTAGCGATGACTTACGAAACCTATGAGCATCTTTTGTCACCAATTTCACCATCGAAAGATCATTTAGAGGCTGCCATTAATTGCATAGATAATAGAGTATCGAAAAAGGGGATTTATCCTAAGTTAAAAGATAAATTTCTTCCAAAAGCTTTTTCTACTTCAAGCTCTCTTGATTCTAAAAAGTTTCTTCTTTTTGCCGACCGTGCAGAGCGTGCCGGTGTCAATTCTTCTTGTCTTCACGAGGCTTTACTCAAACATAAAAAAGCTAATCTGACATTTGATTCTTTTAAGCATCGAATGCAATTTGTCGAACAAGTCGCTCTTATAAAGGCTGTTCATGAAGAGAAGTCTGGCTGGGGTGCAAAGTTATTAGGTAAATATCAAGAAACGATTGATCTCTGGCCTGATGCAAAGATTTTATTTATGTTACGTGATGGCCGTGATATTGCAGCCTCTCGAACTAGCAAGGGAAGCTTTGATCAGACAATTGGAGAAATAGCCAGCGGTTATGTATCACAGATAAACAAATTTGAGAAATTTACTTCAAAATATCCTACGTCTGGTTATTTAGTCAATTATGAGTCATTAGTAAGGAATCCAGAAGTTGAGTTGAGATCAATTGTCTCTTTTCTTGGCTTGCAGTGGAGTGATCATCTTTTAAAGCATGATGAAATGAATTTATCGATATTCTCTAATCCTAAAGGACACTTATCTAGAGATCAAGTAAACAAGCCTATTAATAACGCAAGTATAGGAAGATGGAAAACTAATCTATCACATTCTGAAGTTCTTGAGTTTGAGTCAATTGCAGGTGAAACTTTAATGCGGCATGGTTACTCCTTGTCTTCTTGA